AATCCATTAAAAGACGCAAACGGAAGCTTGATCACAAGTCCATTTCCTGCTAATTTCAGCACAACATCACAAACAATAAAGGCGGTTTTAACGAATGCATTACAGTGTTTTGACACAGCTGATATTGAATTTATTGTAGATGATTCTCCTGAAATAACAGCAATCCCTGTTGCATCCACTACGGCTTGTGATGACGAAACAAATCCATTAGATCAAGATGGTAAATTTGCTTTTGATACAACTGGTTTTGAAGCTACTCTTCTGGGAGGGCAAACCGGAATGATTGTAAAATATTTTGACGGAAACAGTAACGCATTACCAAGTCCCTTACCAAATCCATTCCTGACAGGAACTCAAAATATTACTGCCAGAGTTGAAAACCCTTTAAACACCAGTTGTCCAGCAACTACAACATTAAATTTTATTGTTAATCCTGTTCCAATTATTGATTTGAATTTAAATGGAGATTCAAATGAATTAATTTGTTCCAATCTCCCTACCTTTTTTGTAACGCTCAATGCAGGAATTCTAGACGGATCTCCTACAGGAAATTACAACTATATCTGGACAAAAGACGGAATTGATTTAAATACTAATCTACCAACTTTAGGTGTAAATAGCGCTGGAGTTTATGCGGTTGAAGTGATAAATAATTCTGGATGCAGCAGAAAAAGAACAATTACAGTTACCGCCTCAAATACGGCAACTATTGAATCTATTGACATTATAGATCTGAACGACATCAATTCAGTTACTGTAAATGTATCAGGACCCGGAGATTATGAATACAGTATGGATGACCTCAATGGACTTTGGCAAGACTCTAATTTTTTCGACCACGTACCGGCCGGAATTCACGAAATATTTATCAATGATAAAAATAACTGTGGTGTAGTTTCGCAAGAAATTATAGTTGTAGGTATTCCTAAATTTTTCACGCCAAACAATGATTCCTATAATGATATTTGGGAAATCAAAGGAATGGTCAAATATCCATTGGCAGAAGTAACTATATTTGACCGATACGGGAAGTTTATTACACGACTGAATGCAACAAACCCAACATGGGATGGCACAGTGAATGGAGAAATTCTACCCGCAACTGATTATTGGTATGTTTTTAAAATGGATGAAAACACTCCTGAAAAAAGAGGCCATTTTTCTCTGAAAAGATAATTTTTAAAGTATTTTTATCAAAATTAAGTATTCTAAAAAATACTAACAATTAGAAAATCAATACTTTTACAAAAATGAAAAAGGTTATTTTTTTTAGATTAATATTAGTGATGCTCTTTTTGGGTTCTAAAATTGCTTACTCCACTAATTATATTTGCTCTTCAAAAACTAATTCTACTTCTTATTTATACAAAACCATCAGACATAAATCATTTCCTTTATTTAAAAAAAATAACAGCTTCTTAGATAATATTCATCCAGTAATTCTAGCTACTGGAAATCAAATATACTGCCCACATACTTCTATGAATATTGTGACAGATATTTCTATCACAGACCCTGATGACATAAGTACTGATGCAATCTATATTCAAATTTCAACTGGATATAACGAATTACATGACGTATTAACACTCACTGGATTACATGCTACAATAAATTCTACTTGGGATTTAGCTACTGGAAGATTAACCCTAACGAGTTCAACACCAGATATTCCGGTAACTTATATTGATTTTATTAAAGCAATTAAAGATGTTGTTTATACAAATTCATCTAATAAACCAACAGGAAACAGAACCTTTTCAATTAGTACCGACAAACTTAGTTATTTGCCATCAAACAAACATTTTTATGAGTTTGTTCCAAGTGTTGGAATTGCTCCAAATTTAGGAATTGATTGGGGTGTTGCAAGTGATTTAGCTAATGCAAGAACCTACAACGGATTAAAAGGATATTTAGTAACCATTTTATCTGCAGATGAAAACCAAATAGCTACTACTCAACAATCAGGAATAGGATGGATTGGAGGATCTGATATAGGAGAAGAAGGAGTATGGAAATGGATGACTGGCCCCGAAAAAGGAATTACTTTTTTTTACAATCTAGAATCTACACCAGCTCCTGGAATATTTGCTTCTAATCCCCACGGTATTGGCTCAACTACTAACTATGTCAATTGGAATAGAAGCAGTCCAAACTGGTATCTTGGAATTCCTTATTATGAACCCAATGATATTTATAATTTATATAGAGAAGACGAAGATTATGCTATTATTATAGATAATAATGGCAAAGGAACTAGGGGATCTTGGAATGACATTAATTACTATGGTGAATCATTTGAGGGCTCTCAACAAGCTAATGGATTTATTGTAGAATATGGCGGAATGCCGGGTGATCCAGAAATACAGATAGCAACAAGCACTTCAATTACTATCCCACAAATTACAAGTACAACCGAATCTGCTACTTGTGGATCGGGAAGTTTATCTCTAAAAGCAAGTTCCAATTTAGGAACAATTAATTGGTTTGAAAATGAAACTGGCGGAACTCCTTTAGCAACAGGCACTACTTTTACAACACCCATTATTTCAAAAAGCACTACGTATTATATTGATACTGAATACGGATTTTGTGAAAAATACTCTACAAGAACTCCAGTTACAGCAACTATTTATAATATTCCAGTAATTACTACAACTAATTCGAGATTTACTTTATGTGGACCAGGAAGCATAACCCTAGACGCAAAGACAACGGAAGGGACAATATATTGGTATAGCGAGCCAACCGGGAGTAATTTAATTGCGGTAGGAACAAGTATAACAAGAGATATTGCCGTAAATACAACATTTTATGTAGAAGCTGTAAATAAAAAATGTACAACTGGAACAAGAGTTCCTGTGGAAGTAGTTGTCTATAAACTACCCATTATTCCAGACGAAAAATTAGTTATTTGCAAGTCAAACAAACTAACTATTGACGCTAAAATAGCAGAAATAGGAATGACTTATTTATGGTCAACAGGAGAAAAAACTCAATCAAT
This region of Flavobacterium lacustre genomic DNA includes:
- a CDS encoding T9SS type B sorting domain-containing protein; translated protein: MKKVIFFRLILVMLFLGSKIAYSTNYICSSKTNSTSYLYKTIRHKSFPLFKKNNSFLDNIHPVILATGNQIYCPHTSMNIVTDISITDPDDISTDAIYIQISTGYNELHDVLTLTGLHATINSTWDLATGRLTLTSSTPDIPVTYIDFIKAIKDVVYTNSSNKPTGNRTFSISTDKLSYLPSNKHFYEFVPSVGIAPNLGIDWGVASDLANARTYNGLKGYLVTILSADENQIATTQQSGIGWIGGSDIGEEGVWKWMTGPEKGITFFYNLESTPAPGIFASNPHGIGSTTNYVNWNRSSPNWYLGIPYYEPNDIYNLYREDEDYAIIIDNNGKGTRGSWNDINYYGESFEGSQQANGFIVEYGGMPGDPEIQIATSTSITIPQITSTTESATCGSGSLSLKASSNLGTINWFENETGGTPLATGTTFTTPIISKSTTYYIDTEYGFCEKYSTRTPVTATIYNIPVITTTNSRFTLCGPGSITLDAKTTEGTIYWYSEPTGSNLIAVGTSITRDIAVNTTFYVEAVNKKCTTGTRVPVEVVVYKLPIIPDEKLVICKSNKLTIDAKIAEIGMTYLWSTGEKTQSIEIFETGIYTVDITRPAPESCTVTKTITVIENPEPIIKSITVDETTITINLKNPALYYEYSIDGTKYQSSNVFLNSSSGLQTALVREINGCSSVTENFIVVIAPKIFTPNGDNYNDFWEIKGLINYPNAEVTIFDRYGKFITRLNATNPTWDGTVNGEILPATDYWYVFKMDENTPEKRGHFSLKR